Proteins encoded within one genomic window of Sphaerisporangium krabiense:
- a CDS encoding helix-turn-helix domain-containing protein: MDPETDEVLDAVGPRLRALRRHRGITLAALAATTGVSESTLSRLESGQRRATLELLLPLARTYDVPLDDLVGAPRTGDPRIHLTPIRKFGMTFVPLSRRPGGTHAFKMIIPAQPEPLTPALQTHDGFEWLYVLDGRLRLIVGERDLTLPPGEAAEFDTSLPHWLGTADGGVVELLILFDPQGMRAHVHADPHRPPQGGTGRG, from the coding sequence GTGGACCCTGAGACGGACGAGGTGCTCGACGCCGTCGGGCCGCGACTGCGTGCGCTGCGCCGGCACCGCGGCATCACCCTCGCCGCCCTCGCGGCGACGACCGGCGTGTCGGAGAGCACCCTGTCCCGGCTGGAGAGCGGGCAGCGCCGCGCGACCCTGGAGCTGCTGCTGCCGCTGGCTCGCACCTATGACGTCCCGCTGGACGACCTCGTCGGCGCGCCGCGCACCGGCGACCCCCGGATCCACCTCACGCCGATCCGGAAGTTCGGGATGACCTTCGTGCCGCTGTCCCGGCGGCCGGGCGGGACGCACGCGTTCAAGATGATCATCCCCGCCCAGCCGGAACCGCTCACGCCGGCCCTGCAGACCCACGACGGCTTCGAGTGGCTCTACGTCCTCGACGGACGCCTGCGGCTCATCGTCGGCGAGCGCGACCTGACGCTGCCGCCCGGCGAGGCGGCCGAGTTCGACACGTCCCTGCCCCACTGGCTGGGCACCGCCGACGGCGGCGTCGTCGAACTTCTCATCCTCTTCGACCCGCAGGGAATGCGCGCGCACGTACACGCCGACCCCCATCGGCCGCCTCAGGGCGGAACCGGGCGCGGGTGA
- a CDS encoding ArsI/CadI family heavy metal resistance metalloenzyme, whose translation MSRVQLALRVSDLEGSIAFYSRLFGVEPAKRREGYANFAIAEPPLKLVLIEGEAGQETRLDHLGVEVSSTGEVTAATERLKEAGLATFEENDTSCCYALQDKVWVHGPGREPWEVYVVKADAGTLGRSAAPGDPAAPCVCGGPGAEDARPATSGCC comes from the coding sequence ATGTCCCGCGTCCAGCTCGCCCTGCGCGTCTCCGACCTGGAAGGCTCGATCGCCTTCTACTCCAGGCTCTTCGGCGTCGAGCCGGCCAAGCGCCGCGAGGGGTACGCCAACTTCGCCATCGCCGAGCCGCCGCTGAAGCTCGTCCTGATCGAGGGGGAGGCCGGGCAGGAGACCCGCCTGGACCACCTGGGGGTCGAGGTGTCCTCCACCGGCGAGGTCACCGCCGCCACCGAGCGGCTGAAGGAGGCGGGCCTCGCCACCTTCGAGGAGAACGACACCTCCTGCTGCTACGCCCTGCAGGACAAGGTGTGGGTCCACGGCCCCGGCCGTGAGCCGTGGGAGGTCTACGTGGTCAAGGCCGACGCCGGCACTCTCGGCAGGTCGGCCGCCCCCGGCGACCCGGCGGCTCCTTGCGTCTGCGGCGGCCCCGGCGCCGAGGACGCTCGGCCGGCCACCTCCGGCTGCTGCTGA
- a CDS encoding ArsR/SmtB family transcription factor — translation MSKQGLPVIQPLAGDACGTACRTPLACEPLGQDEAEELAPLFKAIADPVRLRLLSLIACHEGGEACVCDLTDAFDLTAPTISHHLKVLRKAGLIDCERRGTWVYYWINPGALERLSAILGPRVAAGA, via the coding sequence ATGTCGAAACAAGGGCTGCCGGTCATCCAGCCTCTCGCGGGCGACGCCTGCGGCACGGCCTGCCGCACGCCGCTGGCCTGTGAGCCTCTCGGTCAGGACGAGGCCGAAGAGCTGGCCCCGCTGTTCAAGGCCATCGCCGACCCGGTGCGGCTGCGGCTGCTGTCCCTCATCGCCTGCCACGAGGGCGGCGAGGCGTGCGTGTGCGACCTGACCGACGCCTTCGACCTGACCGCGCCGACCATCAGCCACCATCTGAAGGTCCTCAGGAAGGCGGGCCTGATCGACTGCGAGCGGCGCGGCACCTGGGTCTACTACTGGATCAACCCCGGAGCGCTGGAGCGGCTGTCGGCGATCCTTGGACCGCGCGTGGCGGCGGGGGCATGA
- the arsB gene encoding ACR3 family arsenite efflux transporter: MTGTPRTAVASGNTGGTAAVVARLSMLDRLLPFWIAAAMALGLAAGRAIPGLGGALEAVQVDGISLPIALGLLVMMYPVLAKVRYDRLDTVTGDRRLLVSSLVLNWILGPAIMFSLAWILLPDLPAYRTGLIIVGLARCIAMVVIWNDLACGDREAAAVLVALNSVFQVIALAALGWFYLGVLPGWLGLPTTGLDVSTWDIARSVLIFLGVPLVAGYLTRRLGEKLKGRAWYETRFLPKIGPAALWGLLFTIVILFALQGEAITAKPWDVARIALPLLAYFAIMWCGSFALGRLAGLGYARTATLAFTAAGNNFELAIAVAIATFGLTSGQALAGVVGPLIEVPALVALVYLSLALRRRIHPQPA; the protein is encoded by the coding sequence ATGACCGGCACGCCCAGGACCGCGGTGGCCTCAGGAAACACCGGCGGCACCGCGGCGGTGGTGGCACGGCTGTCGATGCTGGACCGGCTGCTGCCGTTCTGGATCGCCGCCGCCATGGCCCTCGGCCTGGCGGCCGGCCGCGCGATTCCCGGCCTGGGCGGCGCGCTGGAGGCCGTGCAGGTGGACGGCATCTCGCTGCCGATCGCGCTCGGCCTGCTGGTCATGATGTATCCGGTGCTGGCCAAGGTGCGCTACGACCGCCTCGACACGGTGACCGGCGACCGGCGCCTGCTGGTCTCCTCGCTGGTGCTCAACTGGATCCTCGGCCCGGCGATCATGTTCTCTCTGGCGTGGATCCTCCTGCCGGACCTGCCCGCCTACCGGACCGGGCTGATCATCGTCGGCCTGGCCCGCTGCATCGCCATGGTCGTCATCTGGAACGACCTGGCCTGCGGCGACCGGGAGGCGGCCGCCGTCCTGGTCGCGCTCAACAGCGTCTTCCAGGTCATCGCCTTAGCCGCCCTGGGCTGGTTCTACCTCGGCGTCCTGCCCGGATGGCTCGGCCTGCCCACGACCGGGCTGGACGTCTCCACCTGGGACATCGCCCGCTCCGTCCTCATCTTCCTCGGAGTCCCGCTGGTCGCCGGCTACCTCACCCGCCGCCTGGGCGAGAAGCTCAAGGGCCGGGCCTGGTACGAGACCCGCTTCCTGCCGAAGATCGGGCCTGCGGCGTTGTGGGGACTGCTGTTCACCATCGTGATCCTGTTCGCCCTGCAAGGAGAGGCCATCACCGCCAAACCGTGGGACGTGGCCCGGATCGCGCTGCCGCTGCTGGCCTACTTCGCCATCATGTGGTGCGGCTCGTTCGCGCTGGGACGGCTCGCCGGGCTCGGGTACGCGCGCACCGCGACGCTGGCGTTCACCGCCGCGGGCAACAACTTCGAGCTGGCCATCGCGGTGGCCATCGCCACCTTCGGCCTGACCTCCGGCCAGGCCCTCGCCGGAGTGGTCGGCCCGCTGATCGAGGTTCCCGCCCTCGTCGCGCTGGTCTACCTCTCCCTGGCCCTACGCCGCCGCATCCACCCCCAGCCCGCCTGA
- a CDS encoding arsenate reductase ArsC: MSDIPEVLFVCVHNAGRSQMAAAFLTHLAPGRVRVRSAGSAPADAVNPAVVEAMKEIGIDISAEFPKVLTTDAVRASDVVVTMGCGDTCPFFPGKRYLDWRLDDPAGRGVAAVRPIRDEIERRVRGLLAELLPGRSTGAR; encoded by the coding sequence GTGTCCGACATCCCGGAAGTGCTGTTCGTCTGCGTCCACAACGCCGGCCGCTCGCAGATGGCCGCCGCCTTCCTCACTCATCTCGCGCCGGGCCGCGTCCGGGTCCGCTCCGCGGGGTCGGCGCCCGCCGACGCGGTGAACCCCGCCGTGGTCGAGGCGATGAAAGAGATCGGCATCGACATCTCCGCCGAATTCCCCAAGGTGCTCACCACCGACGCGGTGCGCGCCTCCGATGTCGTCGTCACCATGGGCTGCGGCGACACCTGCCCCTTCTTCCCCGGGAAGCGCTACCTCGACTGGCGGCTCGACGACCCCGCGGGCCGGGGCGTGGCGGCGGTCCGCCCGATCCGCGACGAGATCGAGCGGCGGGTGCGCGGCCTGCTCGCCGAACTCCTCCCGGGGCGGAGCACCGGTGCCCGCTGA
- a CDS encoding GNAT family N-acetyltransferase — protein sequence MPADSPRVAAMTPEHAGEVLAIYRLGIDEGQATFETAAPTWERFDAAKLAAHRHVALDGDGRVLGWAAAVAVSDRCAYAGVVEHSVYVHPGARGRGAGLALLRALIASTEAAGIWTIQSGIFPENTASLALHARAGFRVVGTRERIGRHHGLWRDVVLVERRSPVIS from the coding sequence GTGCCCGCTGACAGCCCGCGCGTCGCCGCCATGACGCCTGAGCACGCCGGCGAGGTGCTGGCGATCTACCGGCTCGGCATCGACGAAGGCCAGGCGACGTTCGAGACCGCCGCCCCCACCTGGGAGCGGTTCGACGCCGCGAAGCTGGCCGCCCATCGGCACGTGGCCCTGGACGGCGACGGGCGGGTGCTCGGCTGGGCGGCGGCCGTGGCGGTGTCGGACCGCTGCGCGTACGCGGGGGTGGTGGAGCACTCCGTCTACGTTCACCCCGGCGCGCGGGGACGAGGCGCCGGCCTGGCGCTGCTCCGCGCGTTGATCGCCTCGACCGAGGCGGCCGGGATCTGGACCATCCAGTCGGGGATCTTCCCGGAGAACACCGCCAGCCTCGCCCTGCACGCCCGCGCCGGCTTCCGCGTGGTCGGAACCCGCGAGCGTATCGGTCGCCACCACGGCCTCTGGCGCGATGTCGTCCTCGTGGAGCGCCGCAGTCCGGTCATCTCCTGA
- a CDS encoding M14 family zinc carboxypeptidase, with the protein MRTSLGKGRRHARVALALALPITLSLSLSPIPVLAQPSPPVSEVAPDRQSSGEQNGVALMRVVVPDEAALDRLNSMGLDLAEYKKPVEDGIEVHAVLSPQETKSLRDQGVDVRGAISDQGDAAANAAERRSAIAESKEAASETDTLTVLRSEWFTSLDGQRFLSIEVKSSATGAETVLTAAWDSGKGTPPGSGGTATMSRFTDAGQYMYHRFTTPLPVDQAPTRATITSSGGGTVTVPVTKWLGEPRKSPGRHYVADFVDHYMDPTEVTGRITALAKEFPKISEIVDLPYKTNGYRRAAQAQFGTAAASTFYVTSKTYGHEGGNDISLALVKPDAPSAALGVTVTGKDIVVSLATDASAAIASTARQVVDALNGAAAASALVTASTYRGNAGAGLVAAAQATRLTDNLKAPQAIKREPFQVKALRVGKSRTGAKTGVFLYCQEHAREWVTPLTCVETAERLLRNYARDAATRKLVDDLDIFIMPTINPDGAHYSMYDYNFQRRNMTNHCAANLGDPAARNAWGVDLNRNFSVGSLFDGYSGASANCSSDNYAGPAELSEPESRNEVWLTHKFPNIKFAMNTHSYGGYFMWPPGAYKAQGRETLPRVDFGTEEYFWKSSGHILSAVQSWRGTAIWPGRTGPVPDVLYSAAGNSADEHWFNRGIIGWDFEVGADVYNQATKQFDPVGFQPPFAEGHEEAMEFSSGQIAILEVARAFARDEERPGSDLKVTGRTDTSATFTFTVDEPANVYYTLDGSRPTLNSPKLTAAGVREGAQRITVGKTTEVHWFAVDIAGNVEHGYKPDGHGNNYRKERVVVRTP; encoded by the coding sequence ATGAGGACTTCTCTTGGCAAAGGCAGGAGGCACGCCCGCGTCGCGCTGGCGCTGGCCCTGCCCATTACCCTCTCCCTCTCCCTGAGCCCGATCCCGGTTCTGGCCCAGCCGTCCCCGCCCGTCAGTGAAGTGGCGCCCGACCGGCAGTCGAGCGGCGAGCAGAACGGCGTGGCGCTGATGCGCGTCGTCGTCCCGGACGAGGCGGCCCTCGACCGGCTCAACTCCATGGGCCTGGACCTGGCCGAGTACAAGAAGCCCGTCGAGGACGGCATCGAGGTGCACGCCGTCCTCAGCCCGCAGGAGACTAAGAGCCTGCGCGACCAGGGCGTCGACGTGCGCGGCGCCATCTCCGACCAGGGCGACGCCGCCGCCAACGCGGCCGAGCGGCGTTCGGCGATCGCCGAGTCCAAGGAGGCGGCGTCCGAGACCGACACGCTCACCGTGCTGCGCTCGGAGTGGTTCACGAGCCTCGACGGCCAGCGCTTCCTGTCCATCGAGGTCAAGTCCAGCGCCACCGGCGCCGAGACCGTGCTGACCGCCGCCTGGGACAGCGGCAAGGGGACGCCCCCCGGCTCCGGCGGCACCGCGACGATGTCACGCTTCACCGACGCCGGCCAGTACATGTACCACCGGTTCACCACGCCGCTGCCCGTCGACCAGGCCCCCACCAGGGCCACGATCACCAGCAGCGGCGGCGGCACCGTCACCGTCCCGGTGACCAAGTGGCTGGGCGAGCCCCGTAAATCTCCCGGCAGGCACTACGTCGCCGACTTCGTGGACCACTACATGGACCCCACCGAGGTCACCGGCCGCATCACCGCGCTGGCCAAGGAGTTCCCGAAGATCTCCGAGATCGTGGACCTGCCGTACAAGACCAACGGCTACCGCAGGGCCGCCCAGGCGCAGTTCGGCACCGCCGCCGCGAGCACCTTCTACGTCACCTCCAAGACCTACGGGCACGAGGGCGGCAACGACATCAGCCTCGCGCTGGTCAAGCCCGACGCCCCCTCGGCCGCGCTCGGCGTGACCGTCACCGGCAAGGACATCGTGGTGAGCCTCGCCACCGACGCCTCCGCCGCGATCGCGAGCACCGCCCGCCAGGTCGTGGACGCCCTCAACGGCGCCGCCGCCGCCTCCGCGCTGGTGACCGCCTCGACCTACCGGGGCAACGCCGGGGCCGGCCTGGTGGCCGCCGCGCAGGCCACCAGGCTGACCGACAACCTGAAGGCCCCGCAGGCCATCAAGCGCGAGCCGTTCCAGGTGAAGGCGCTGCGCGTCGGCAAGAGCCGCACCGGCGCCAAGACCGGGGTGTTCCTGTACTGCCAGGAGCACGCCCGTGAGTGGGTCACGCCGCTGACCTGCGTGGAGACCGCGGAGCGCCTCCTGCGCAACTACGCCAGGGACGCGGCGACCAGGAAGCTGGTCGACGACCTCGACATCTTCATCATGCCGACGATCAACCCCGACGGCGCCCACTACAGCATGTACGACTACAACTTCCAGCGCCGCAACATGACCAACCACTGCGCGGCGAACCTCGGCGACCCCGCCGCCCGCAACGCCTGGGGCGTGGACCTGAACCGCAACTTCTCGGTGGGCTCGCTCTTCGACGGCTACAGCGGCGCGTCGGCGAACTGCAGCAGCGACAACTACGCGGGCCCGGCCGAGCTATCGGAGCCGGAGTCGCGCAACGAGGTGTGGCTGACGCACAAGTTCCCCAACATCAAGTTCGCGATGAACACCCACTCCTACGGCGGCTACTTCATGTGGCCTCCGGGCGCCTACAAGGCCCAGGGCCGTGAGACGCTGCCCCGCGTCGACTTCGGCACCGAGGAGTACTTCTGGAAGTCCTCCGGCCACATCCTGTCGGCGGTGCAGTCCTGGCGCGGCACGGCGATCTGGCCCGGCCGCACCGGCCCGGTCCCGGACGTGCTGTACTCGGCGGCGGGCAACAGCGCCGACGAGCACTGGTTCAACCGCGGCATCATCGGCTGGGACTTCGAGGTCGGCGCGGACGTCTACAACCAGGCGACCAAGCAGTTCGACCCGGTCGGCTTCCAGCCGCCGTTCGCCGAAGGGCACGAGGAGGCCATGGAGTTCTCCTCCGGCCAGATCGCGATCCTGGAGGTGGCCCGCGCGTTCGCCCGCGACGAGGAGCGTCCCGGCTCCGACCTGAAGGTGACCGGCAGGACCGACACCTCCGCGACGTTCACCTTCACCGTCGACGAGCCCGCCAACGTGTACTACACGCTGGACGGCAGCCGTCCCACGCTGAACTCGCCCAAGCTCACCGCCGCGGGCGTGCGCGAGGGCGCGCAGCGGATCACGGTCGGCAAGACCACCGAGGTCCACTGGTTCGCGGTGGACATCGCCGGCAACGTCGAGCACGGCTACAAGCCGGACGGCCACGGCAACAACTACCGCAAGGAGAGGGTGGTGGTCCGCACGCCTTGA
- the clpX gene encoding ATP-dependent Clp protease ATP-binding subunit ClpX, with product MAHTGDTLTCSFCGKSRRRVRRLIAGPGGVTICEECVEICKELIEEEFGPPGPAAPPRAPKPREIDEFLGRHVVGQEAARMALSVAVYNHYKRVRPAAPPRRRRSGDEPPVELGKSNILMVGPTGSGKTHLAQTLARMLDVPFAIADATTLTEAGYVGEDVENILLALLRAADHDVRRAETGIVYLDEIDKIARRGENPSVTRDVSGEGVQQALLKIIEGAVVSVPPQGGHRRPDREFVQMDTSRVLFIAGGAFTGLEQIIERRAGRTAAGFRAEPAGARGEDDVLARVTPGDLLEFGLIPELVGRLPVVTALRPLGLTALTRVLTEPRDALVKQYQRLFALDGVELEFTEEALAAIAGQALLRRTGARAARAILEEVLLNVMFEVPGRDDVARVVITRDTVLHHVNPTLVPREPPGQGHARHGKSA from the coding sequence GTGGCACACACCGGCGACACGCTGACGTGCTCGTTCTGCGGCAAGAGCCGGCGGCGCGTGCGCAGGCTCATCGCGGGGCCGGGCGGAGTGACCATCTGCGAGGAGTGCGTCGAGATCTGCAAGGAGCTCATCGAGGAGGAGTTCGGCCCGCCCGGCCCTGCCGCGCCCCCGCGCGCGCCCAAACCCCGTGAGATCGACGAGTTCCTCGGGCGGCACGTCGTCGGGCAGGAGGCCGCGCGCATGGCCCTGTCGGTCGCCGTCTACAACCACTACAAGCGCGTGCGGCCCGCCGCGCCGCCCCGCCGGAGGCGTTCCGGCGACGAGCCTCCGGTCGAGCTCGGCAAGTCGAACATCCTGATGGTCGGCCCCACCGGCTCGGGCAAGACCCACCTGGCCCAGACCCTGGCCCGCATGCTGGACGTCCCCTTCGCGATCGCCGACGCCACCACGCTCACCGAGGCCGGCTACGTCGGCGAGGACGTCGAGAACATCCTGCTCGCGCTGCTCCGCGCCGCCGACCACGACGTCAGGAGGGCCGAGACCGGCATCGTCTACCTCGACGAGATCGACAAGATCGCCCGCAGGGGCGAGAACCCGTCGGTCACCCGGGACGTCTCCGGCGAGGGCGTCCAGCAGGCCCTGCTGAAGATCATCGAGGGCGCGGTGGTGAGCGTGCCGCCGCAGGGCGGACACCGGCGCCCTGACCGGGAATTCGTCCAGATGGACACCAGCCGCGTCCTGTTCATCGCCGGCGGCGCGTTCACCGGGCTCGAGCAGATCATCGAACGGCGCGCCGGGCGGACGGCCGCCGGCTTTCGCGCAGAACCCGCCGGGGCGCGCGGCGAGGACGACGTCCTGGCGCGGGTCACGCCCGGCGACCTGCTGGAGTTCGGCCTGATCCCCGAGCTGGTCGGGCGGCTCCCCGTGGTGACGGCGCTGCGGCCGCTCGGGCTGACGGCGCTGACCCGGGTGCTCACCGAGCCCCGCGACGCGCTGGTCAAGCAGTACCAACGGCTCTTCGCCCTCGACGGCGTCGAGCTGGAGTTCACCGAGGAGGCCCTCGCCGCGATCGCGGGGCAGGCCCTGCTGCGCCGCACCGGCGCCAGAGCGGCCCGCGCGATCCTCGAGGAGGTGCTGCTCAACGTCATGTTCGAGGTGCCAGGCCGTGACGACGTCGCCCGGGTCGTGATCACCCGGGACACCGTGCTGCACCACGTCAACCCGACCCTGGTGCCCCGCGAGCCGCCCGGCCAGGGCCACGCGCGCCACGGGAAATCCGCCTGA
- a CDS encoding cytochrome P450 family protein, whose translation MTAAGQAASAVPEIELTAEVLRDPFAVYGRARERAPLGRLLIPGLGPVWAVLRYGPAKAMLGDPRFQPSSASFMRPGVPGDCLPYMTTMTERPAPEHARLRRLVSPAFTPRRAAEFRPRVQAVVDALLDALPAHAGEDGVVDLLRHFAWPLPMEVICELVGIPEAGRPVWRECGAFIAAGAGRGFAESLPGVIAGARAAVARRRREPADDLLSDLVRAQADDGDRLTDTELVTMVWHLVLAGQTPANLIANAVAALLSHPGQRAALRDEPGLMPRAVEELTRWCGPTLLSIPRYAREDAELGGVTVREGEGVVAVVAAANRDPRAFADPDRLDVTRAPGPAAHLGFAHGPHFCVGAALARVQAEVALTTLLGRHPGLSLAAGDPVPAPDPGVWRPSALPVRL comes from the coding sequence ATGACCGCCGCCGGCCAGGCCGCGAGCGCCGTCCCCGAGATCGAGCTCACGGCCGAGGTCCTGCGCGACCCCTTCGCCGTCTACGGGCGCGCCCGCGAGCGTGCGCCGCTCGGCCGGCTGCTGATCCCGGGCCTCGGCCCGGTGTGGGCCGTGCTGCGGTACGGGCCCGCCAAGGCGATGCTCGGCGACCCGCGCTTCCAGCCGAGCTCCGCGAGCTTCATGCGCCCCGGCGTGCCCGGCGACTGCCTGCCGTACATGACGACCATGACCGAGCGGCCCGCGCCCGAGCACGCGCGGCTGCGCAGGCTCGTCTCCCCGGCCTTCACCCCGCGCCGCGCCGCCGAGTTCCGCCCCCGTGTCCAGGCCGTCGTCGACGCCCTGCTCGACGCGCTGCCCGCCCACGCCGGCGAGGACGGCGTCGTCGACCTGCTGCGCCACTTCGCCTGGCCGCTGCCCATGGAGGTCATCTGCGAACTGGTCGGCATCCCCGAGGCCGGCCGTCCCGTCTGGCGCGAGTGCGGCGCCTTCATCGCGGCCGGCGCGGGCCGCGGCTTCGCCGAGTCCCTGCCGGGCGTCATCGCCGGGGCCAGGGCCGCCGTGGCGCGCCGCCGCCGCGAGCCGGCCGACGATCTGCTGTCCGACCTGGTCCGCGCCCAGGCCGACGACGGCGACCGCCTGACCGACACCGAGCTGGTCACCATGGTGTGGCACCTGGTGCTCGCGGGCCAGACCCCGGCCAACCTCATCGCCAACGCCGTCGCGGCGCTGCTGTCCCACCCCGGCCAGCGGGCCGCCCTGCGCGACGAACCGGGGCTCATGCCGCGCGCCGTCGAGGAGCTCACGCGCTGGTGCGGGCCCACCCTGCTGTCCATCCCGCGCTACGCCCGCGAGGACGCCGAGCTCGGCGGCGTCACCGTGCGCGAGGGGGAGGGCGTGGTCGCCGTGGTCGCCGCCGCCAACCGCGACCCGCGCGCCTTCGCCGACCCCGACCGGCTCGACGTCACCCGCGCCCCCGGCCCCGCCGCCCACCTGGGCTTCGCCCACGGGCCGCACTTCTGCGTGGGCGCCGCGCTGGCCCGCGTCCAGGCCGAGGTCGCGCTCACGACGCTCCTCGGCCGCCACCCGGGCCTGTCCCTGGCCGCCGGCGACCCGGTCCCCGCGCCCGACCCCGGCGTCTGGCGCCCGTCCGCCCTGCCGGTACGGCTCTGA
- a CDS encoding TetR/AcrR family transcriptional regulator: MARLTRAQSQERNRARVLSAAREEFTELGFREAKIDGIAERAGLTRGAVYSNFPGKRALYFAVLADLAARAPEAPGPEPGRDAREALGAFARAWVGRLPLATDGAHGPAWLAMDLMPEILADERTRRPFAQLMKLDAILLGLALERLRPPGAPPERQVRVAEAALTTLHGATQMAAAAPGFVEPFDVVSVCERLVGLELGGGLPIVPPVPPARPLDRPWSPPREPEPADLVRGGQADLTADGVVAVLGLHRLEAVEEAVRAAPPGAQVTAVMVTGDPGELAALARLVVAGLCGCLRESFPAAAWPRLRVVPDDSGALAAAAGVAAGDDTETALRVAGGRVVARADGRGACHAAASAPAPDRSGAERHG, from the coding sequence ATGGCGAGGCTGACCAGGGCGCAGTCCCAGGAGCGCAACCGCGCCAGGGTGCTGTCCGCCGCGCGCGAGGAGTTCACCGAGCTGGGCTTCCGCGAGGCCAAGATCGACGGCATCGCCGAGCGCGCGGGGCTCACCCGCGGCGCGGTCTACTCCAACTTCCCCGGCAAGCGGGCCCTGTACTTCGCCGTCCTCGCCGACCTGGCCGCGCGCGCCCCCGAGGCACCCGGCCCCGAGCCGGGGCGCGACGCCCGCGAGGCGCTCGGCGCGTTCGCCCGGGCCTGGGTGGGCCGGCTCCCCCTCGCCACCGACGGCGCGCACGGCCCGGCCTGGCTCGCCATGGACCTGATGCCCGAGATCCTCGCCGACGAGCGTACGCGGCGCCCGTTCGCGCAGCTCATGAAGCTGGACGCCATCCTGCTCGGGCTCGCGCTCGAACGGCTGCGCCCGCCGGGCGCTCCCCCGGAGCGTCAGGTGCGGGTCGCCGAGGCGGCGCTCACCACGTTGCACGGCGCCACCCAGATGGCCGCGGCCGCGCCCGGGTTCGTCGAGCCCTTCGACGTGGTCAGCGTCTGCGAGCGGCTGGTGGGCCTGGAGCTCGGCGGCGGGCTGCCGATCGTCCCGCCGGTGCCCCCGGCGCGGCCGCTCGACCGGCCGTGGAGCCCGCCGCGCGAGCCGGAGCCGGCGGACCTGGTGCGCGGCGGGCAAGCCGACCTCACGGCGGACGGGGTGGTGGCGGTCCTCGGCCTGCACCGCCTGGAGGCGGTCGAGGAGGCCGTGCGCGCGGCCCCGCCCGGCGCGCAGGTCACCGCGGTCATGGTGACCGGCGATCCGGGCGAGCTGGCGGCGCTGGCCCGGCTGGTGGTCGCCGGGCTGTGCGGCTGCCTGCGCGAGTCCTTCCCCGCGGCGGCCTGGCCCCGGCTGCGCGTGGTGCCCGACGACTCCGGGGCCCTGGCGGCGGCGGCGGGCGTGGCGGCGGGCGACGACACCGAGACCGCCCTGCGCGTGGCCGGCGGCCGGGTGGTCGCCCGCGCCGACGGCCGCGGCGCCTGTCACGCCGCCGCCTCCGCCCCGGCGCCGGATCGCTCGGGGGCGGAACGCCACGGGTGA
- a CDS encoding NUDIX hydrolase family protein — protein sequence MTETTETAPGWLAPEELEAVRGRMPILYVDAVPVRVDETGVVTRVGLLLRIGSDGTISRALVSGRVLLHERVRDALVRHLEKDLGPVALPNIPPSPQPFTIAEYFPTPGVTAYHDPRQHAVSLAYIVPVAGDCRPRQDALDLIWFTPEEAASPQVQQEMTGGHGVLLKQALAHVGRLP from the coding sequence GTGACCGAAACCACCGAAACCGCACCTGGCTGGCTCGCTCCCGAGGAGCTTGAGGCGGTGCGGGGCCGGATGCCGATCCTCTACGTCGACGCGGTGCCGGTGCGCGTGGACGAGACCGGGGTGGTGACCCGCGTCGGCCTGCTGCTGCGCATCGGGTCGGACGGGACGATCAGCCGCGCGCTGGTCTCCGGGCGCGTCCTGCTGCACGAGCGGGTGCGCGACGCGCTGGTGCGCCACCTGGAGAAGGACCTCGGGCCCGTGGCCCTGCCGAACATCCCCCCCTCGCCGCAGCCGTTCACCATCGCCGAGTACTTCCCCACCCCCGGCGTCACCGCCTACCACGACCCGCGCCAGCACGCGGTGTCGCTGGCCTACATCGTGCCGGTGGCGGGCGACTGCCGTCCCCGCCAGGACGCGCTGGACCTGATCTGGTTCACCCCCGAGGAGGCCGCCTCCCCGCAGGTGCAGCAGGAGATGACCGGCGGGCACGGGGTGCTGCTGAAGCAGGCGCTCGCCCACGTCGGCCGCCTTCCGTGA